The genomic interval TCTTCGGTGCAAGAGCGCTCGATCTGTGAGCTATTACGCAACATATAGTTGATAATACTGATAACTCTTGGATTTTCTTCATCCTTTAAATTGGAAGAAtagacaaaaaaaaattgacatgattgaaCATCATATTTATCTAAATGTAGCGGATAACAGCGAGGCTCGAGAATTGATGTGTATTCGAATCATATGAACTAGCAATCATAggggattttttttaaaaaaaaatcagaaaatatgGTTATTTATCCTATATTCAAAGACAATTGTTAATAAATTACAAATTCATTAGGTGAAAAAAGTTTTAtccaagaaatgatatcatagtTTACAAACATTTTTTTTCAATGTATATTATAAAATGTAATATAATGGTGGTCCTTCCTTCCACTCAATATTATTAGTTGACATTGGTCTTATTCCAACATGAGGAACCTTCCACCTTATATCGACCAAATGCAACATTATTTTGTCTTGGGCGGCACTTTTCACAATGAATTGCTAatttatatgataaaaaaataaatatgaaatgcatcaaagaaaaatttaataaaCACATTTTTCTTTAATCGGACGAGCATGTCATATAAGATTTCGTCCAACACGATTTACCTGACTATTGAATTAGTTCGGAATTTATCTAAACACATAGAAGAGTAGTGACAACAATAAGCTCCACCCACAAAATTCCACTAGCTAGCAACACACTTGTTCAATTTTATTACTGCAATGTGTTTTGAACAAGTCTATACTTTTTATTTAATCATGAAGGGCAAGGGCGGCTTTGTCtacggaaaaaaaaaatattgattaaatattaattactCTAACATCttataatcttcataatattaACTCGATGTTGTCACATATTTCATAGatcaatttaataatttaatgtaTTAATGATGCAATATTGGTCAAAAAACATTCAAAACACTTTATATATGCGGCTGACATTAGTCAAAAttggatattttttttatccatTGTACACATGATCGCGTCGACGTCAAGTTGGTGTCATTTCTGGATCGCACTATGTCAAAAAATACCAAAAttacaaaacacacacacacaaaagatAAACCAAAATTGGTCAAATAACATTCAAAACACTTTATACATGCGAGATTTGGATCTTCTACTGTGTTGAAAACACAGTATTTGGTACTGTGCAGtttttacacgagatgatcATCTTGTAGACATCACATCATAtgagataaatttaaaaagttgtCAGATTAAACAAGATGATCATGTgatcatctcgtgtaaaaaGTGCACATCACTTCGTGCTGTGTTTTCAACACAGCAGAGAATCCAAATACATACATGCGGCTGACATTTGTCAAAAttggatatttttttttatccatTTGTACACATGTTCGCGTCGACATCAAGTTATTGTCATTTCGAGGTCGCGCTACATAAAAAAATACCAAAATTACAAAACATACATACACAAAaacgataaaacaaaaattgGAATTCGACAATATAGTAGAATAAAATTAGAAAAGACAAATATATACCATCAAATTTGcaaattatatatatctataGAATTTAAATTTCGTCGAGATACCTCTTTATTGTTATTGAGAGAGTTCATATTCTTCTTGAAATTCAAAAATTAAAGTATTATTTGCAAATTTGagaaaacaacatatacatatatcaatgcttgatggattattaaataaatcaaatttGGTGTTTTATGTCTATCGTATGGTATTAGATTCATCACTGGTAGTTTATAAATATCCACACAAAATACACAGAACTCAACTTGGAAAACAATGGCAATGATGAAGAAAACTTGCGGATTTGCAACATTTTTAATGGTTCTCATCATGAATTCGTATTCTGTCAATGCATCTTCTTCATCTCCTCAAGCAATCAAAGGTGTTTATTATCCTTCATGGGTTTCATCTAATCTCTCTCCATCTTCCATTAACACGAAGCTTTTCACTCACGCATACTACGCATTCCTCACACCAAACAATGTCACCTTCAAGTTCGACATAGAACAAACTCAAGAAGCTCCACTGCTTCTGAACTTCACATCAACTCTTCATGCAAAGAATCCACCAGTCAAGACAATTTTCTCGGTCGGAGGGGCAGCAGAAGGCCCAGTTTTATTCTCACGTATGGTGGCGGATTCGTCCTCTCGTTCGCATTTCATCCTTTCGAGCATAGAAGTAGCAAGAAAATTTGGATTCGATGGGGTTGATCTTGACTGGGAGTTTCCGCAGAGCCCCGAGGATATGGAAAACCTGTCGCATTTGCTAGATGAGTGGCGTGGGGAGGTCAAAAAGGAAGCGAAAGCCACCTGCAGGGAGGAGCTACTCCTCTCAGCCGCGGTGTATTATTCGGCTGATACGTTTCTTTCCGGCCCGCAAAGATCGTACCCTTCTGGTTCTATCAGCAAGAACCTGGACTGGATTAATATGATGAATTATGATTACCATGGTGGTTGGGACCCTACTCTAACTGGAGCTCAGGCAGCACTCTTCGACCCCAAAAGTAACGTGAGCACGAGTTACGGAGTTGAGTCATGGATCCGATCAGGTGTGCCACTGAGCAAGTTGATCATGGGTTTGCCCTTGTACGGTAGGACATGGCAGCTCAAGGACCCAAGATCATATTACATCGGTGCGCCAGCGGTTGACGTGGGACCGGGCCCGGATAAAACCGGAGTATTGACTTATTCCGAGATAGTAAAGTATAATAAGGATCACAAGGCTAAGGTAGTACATGACATTGAGACTGTGTCAGTATATTCTGTGGCAGAGACAATATGGATTGGATACGATGATACTAAAACAGTGGCCATAAAAATTGGTTATGCTCGAGCTCTTGGACTTCGAGGGTACTTCTTTTGGGCTGTTAATGGTGATTATAAATGGAAAATTTCGAAAACAGGTACTATATTGTTCACAGATCTGATATTCTGTTTCTTGTATATATTTGGCTCCTTTAAAATCTTTTTGCTAACTTATGATCTTCTGGTATATATGTTTCGATTTGCAGCGTCGAAGTTGTGGTCTCTATGAGTGTGAGATCAGATTTGGATCGATAGGTTCGAGTGCACATTTGGTTTTTCTCACGTTGTTGAATATCATTGCATGTTTTTTCTTTCCAAATGTATTCATTATGTATTGTTTCAATTCTAGAAGACAACTTTTATTCTTTTTTATATGCATAAATTAGTGAAATGTCAAATAAAAGGTAACAAAGTGATTGTCCTAGTTAATGTTTCCTTAATATCATATAAATGCTTCTTAAATAACAAGAAATTCCACAAACCAAAATTTAAACAACTCAAATCCAAagaggatcagaaagggatttTTTCCTCGGCAGAAAAATAAAACTTGCTGTCAAAACCAAGTGTCTAGGTAAAATATCCTCAAGGCTTCGAGCTTTAACAAACTTAACTTTGTATTTTATAGAAATGGGGTTATCATGTTGAGTCCAGTTATAATTTTAAATCAGTTGACTGATTTTGTATTTCAAATGCAGCCTAAGAGatggctttttttttttttttaatttaaaatataaaagtgtACAACAATTGGTCGATGATAATGTTTAAAACCAAAGTGTACAAACACAACAGAGCACCAGTCCAAGATTTAAACCGTAGCATAATTCTAACTTTCAATCCATTCCCCTTGCTCGCTTTTGGTATCCCCATCGCTTCAATAAAGAGGTGACTCCTTCTTTCAAAGTAGCTTTCCTACCTTCTTCATAGTTCCATAGTTCAGAAATAATGTATCTCCCGCTTGGGTTGTATTCGTTTATCTCGAATAAAGCGGATATCACAGCATCGTAAACTTTGACACCACAATTTGCTTTAAGATCTACTAGCTTTTCATCTTCTTCATTTATCACTGTCTGCAACAACAAAAGAAGTCATTCGAGGAAGTGTTTGTAAACCATAAGATCGAGACCGGTGGCACAATAATAAACTCAAGAGAATTGTGCACGACTTGCCAATTTTTAACCACTCTGAATCCAACTTCATCTTTTAATCTATTCTAGTTTCGAATGAACTATAATGTGAATCAAATAGGATTCTGTATTTGCATTTCAttattccacaaaagatttgTAGATAATGCACTATGTGTTAAATACATATCATGAAACGGTAAGTCGCATCCATTTGCCTCAAAATGTAATTCTATTAACCATTTGTCAAATTTATTTATCTACACAATGATCTTAAAATCGGAATATTAAACATCAATTGACTTTATCATGACTACCTTACATTTCTGGTAATTGATGAACAGGTGATGCAAAATTAGTAAATTAACTTTTTCACAACAGCAAGAATCTACATTCATCAGCCACACTCTTCAAGCGTTAAGGATACTACACACTCAAATATACCAATGAAGTCATtactttgaaaataatagatttTTACATGCATTGGATCCAGTACACTCCGTTATATTATTGAATAAAACACAGAAATTCAATGGAACTTAACCATCAAACGAGTAAAAAGGTTGTCTCAAGtaaaaataaacaaacaaaTATGCCGTACAACTAAATAGAGTAGTCCGAATGTCATACAAGAAGCTTTGGAGGTTAAACAAAGTAGATTTAACAGTATGATGTACAAGTTTAACACAGTTAGATTATGACTGACACTCCCATCACTATAATATACATCATCGTTTCCATATACATGAATAAATGTGGAAGTTAATTCATTTACTAAGATAGGCTGCTTTGGAAGGTTAAACAAAGTAGATCTAATAGTATCATGTACAAGTTTACCAGAGAGATTATGACTGACACTCCTGTCACTATTAGTAAGATATCCTGATTCAATTCTATTAGTAAGATATCCTGATTTAATTTTtcccattttaatttttttaataaatactttaaaatggtTTCGTAGACCTTTATGGTTATTAATGCGAACATGAACCAACAAATGGTTCTGGAAAGAGTCCAAAGATATACTGCAAGAATCTATTAGGGCCAAGTCTATAGAAAGAgttagttaaaaaaaaaatttgatgcgGAACTTCAGATGCAAAATTTTATAGGAGTTGAATTGCTATTTACTTAACCCGAAAAACAACATTAAAGTGTGGAGCAAGACAATATCCAGCTGCAACTTGATAAGAAGACAGCACCACCAGCACTCAGGCTCATCTCATGAGGGTCCAAAATCTTTTAAGAAatctaataattataaatttttttgactAAAACATTTCTTTATCTCGATTAAGATAAAATCCTGTAAGCTCAAGGCTCAGACATTTAACAACTTGGCAAGCAATAAATCAAGTAGTTTAGCCTCGATGAACTAAATAAGGGATAAGCAATAAGATTATCCACAACAATTTTGTCAAATATCTAGCCCTTAAATCCAGAACCCTACAGAAATATTACATAGTTATCACAAACTCTTCACGCACAACCTACCCTCTAAATGAGGAGAAAGGCCCTGATCAATTTGCCTCACTCATATGCTCCATCATTAGGTCAAATCGATATCATCATTCGATACGATAAACAAACTTCAGTCATTCAATATGTCACTGTTAATTGGGCTTCAATTGTTAGAGTCAATTTGACCTTGTATAGAGTCAATGGGCTTTGATGCATACGTGTTAGCTGATTGATGGGGCTTGGACAGTGTAATCTCATGTTTACAGTTTGGTTTATGAACGAATACAGGTATTCTTCATTTTTTGCTTGTTTTTCATTTCTGTATCTATGTGTGcgtgtgcgtgtgtgtgtgtggtgtggAGGGGGGTGGTTAGAGAGGGTAAGATAGATAAATAGAGAAAGTGAGAAACTAAGTCAAACCGCTATCAGCCTACAACTTATCAGCATCATGTTAGCGTTCGTAGCACTTGAGAGATGCAATCGACCCAAATAAAAAAGAGTGATGCTGAATTAGCTTCCGCTTGAAGTGCAAAAACAAACAAAGATGTCCTCATTTCCGACCACACAAACAAATAGTCACATGGATATGTTGCTTACATACCTGATGTTTTCCATTAATTTGAACCACCTTTAAAGGATGCCATTCAGGATCTCGAAGGTACTCCTCCCAGAGAGAGCACAATTCTGTGGCCCTCTCATCGGCCTCAGCTTCACTGTATTTTCTCTTCATGGCTTCATGAAATGGTTTGCTGTCAAGCTCCCCCATTCTCTTAACACCAATATGAGAGTTTGATGATAAATCTTTCAAGCCCTAGAAAGCAACTTTATCAAGTCATTCTCCAAATTTCATCCAAACAACGTGCTTGTATCGAGAAATATCATGTACGGTTAGCATGCTTCTATCATAATGACTCTAGACACAAAAATCTACCCACCGGCCTGGTTGGCTCCAGGGAGGAAAAAACACTTCTTCAAGTTAAAGAGTTACCATTTTAATTATGAAATGCATGTGAAACCAAAATCAAGAGGGGTAATCATGATAGAAGTAGCTAACACTTTAACCTAAAATGTGGCTATATCATCAGCTCCTTCAGAAAAACACAAATTCTAACTTACTGCTTGTGCAACAAATGCATTATCCTATGTCGCTTGGAGTTGCCCGTGAGCGctaaataaaacatataatctAAAATATGTACATTGAATTTCCCATGAGCAACCTTCCTCGAGTTTCACACAGCAGGAAAGTCGATGTAAAAAAGTTGAACTGCGCTTGTGTTAGCTGTTAAATCAGTAGCTTGGCCATTCAGTCATACCCAGGCCAGATCTCATGGCAAGGAATGGTACTGAGTTTTCCAAATAAAACGAAGAAAACAAATTTGAAACTTACGTTGAGTAGTTCTTTTCGCGCTTCTTGTAGTTCATCATTGCTCTTGCGCTCCTGCACAATTAAAGTTTGGTTCAATGCTGTAAAATCCTCGAGCTCTCCTTCCTTTTCCCTCAAGGACTTGAGCAGCAAATCCACTTCTTCTAGCACTTCCAGATCACCTTCCTCCGCCATGTGTTTTATGACATTTAATTTACCTCTTAATTGCTCGATTTCAAGCTCCACAGCTTGCTTTGCATCCAGTTGTTTCTCCAGCAAAATTATTCTATTATGGAGGTCCTCCTTTTGTTTCTGAAATCAATAAACCCAGAATATAGACTCATGTTTAACTTTGCATCCTGGAACAATTCCAGTCACCATAAGGATATAAGAAAAGTTAAATACCTTCTGTTCTTCAGCCAAAATCATTACTTCTTCATCAAAATTTCTTTGCTTTTCAGCAGCAGCCTGAAGGGAGCAATTTTGCACTGCATTCTGGAAGAAAGAACAATGACATAATAACTTGGTTAGATTATAAATATGCGGAACAATATCACAAAGAACAATACATGTTGAAATGTTCAATTCTCTCAATACAACAAGCCTAAAAAAATTATGGCGCCATAGAACTTTGGCGTGCAAACAGCAGGTTTGAATATTGGGAACTTTGTGAGAAAATAGGCACATAAAAGTATGCATTATTCAGATCTCAGGCAGTCCTGTCACTTTAAATGGAGAATTAGAAGGCTTTGCATGAAAAATGGGCCCCTAAATCAAGTGCCACAAAAGAAGATATCCTTTTGCAGGTCCACTTGCTAAAATTATTCTTGAAGCAATTCTAAGATCTTTCCTCTATTTAGCGATGCTACATGATAGTGGTAAACCCCAGTCATCTATAACGGTccccttaaaaatataaaaaatgataAAGCCATAATCTGCGTGGATTACAACTACCCCTTCAAGGATGACAAAAGTGGTTTCTCAAGAGTCCCATGTCATGCCGAGCATCACAGAAGCTGCTTAGACAGCTAGATACAGGTTTACGAGATTTTATTTGAGGAAAATTGTTGCTTTGTTGACAATATAACATCAAAATGTATAGTACAGTAAGTAAATATCAACAAGTGAGAAATTAAATTCAGAAAGGATAAGAGTAGTGTCATTCGACATCAACAGCACTCAGCCATCAGGGCAAGTTTACAGCTAATTTTACAAGCATCATGATGTCCACCTTTGTTTCTGTCAAGTAAAACAAACATAGGAAATTCGAATGGAAATCACAAACAATAATGATATAATAAAAGAGAAAGGAACCTTTTCAAGGTCTTCCGCAAGTTTTTTCCGCTCATGTTCATTATGAGTCTCACGTTTCTCCAGTTCTTGTCCCCGAAATTCAAGCTCTCTCTTTTGGTTGACCAAAAGCATCTTTAGCTTTTCATGGTCATTGAATATCTTTTGGAAATGATCTCTTGCACTTGATTCAATCTTTTTCATCTCTGATTTTGCAAAAATGGATGTGAAGATCAAATTTAAATCCAttacattttcttttttttaaactcCAAATTAGACACAACATACCTTCATTGTAAGATTGATGAAGTTTATCCTTTTCCATGATTAATAGGCTAAGAGAGCTTTCTGTCTCATTGAACTTACTCTCCATCTCAATCAAGTGCATGTTCTTTGCCTCAATAACATTTGTTAAATTACCTACAAGCTTGTTAGTTTTTCGAGCTTTTTCTTCCATGATATCCGAAACCGTTCCGAGGTCTCCAATCTTGCGAAGATTTTCTCCAACAATGTTATTAGCATTATAATCATCTGCCCTAGCAATCCATCCATAAAGATCAGCTTTCGTTTCACTTTTTGTCAACCAATTTCTTTTGCCATGTTGATTAGCATCGTAAAATTTCTCAAATGACATGGCATTGTTAAACCCTTGCCAACCTTTAACAAATTCAACAAGAGCGATTCCTGAATGTCCTAAATAATTCCACAAAGGTCGCACTCTAGTCGGATTAAATCCTTTGCTTGCCAACTTATCCCTCAACTTAGACCCGCTTCCTCCAACATAACGACCGTCCTTTAATTCAGTAGGAATGTTGACAACTATACCAATCCATGGCCAGACAAACATCTCGTCACGGTCATGATCTACAAGGGCATCAGCCTCAACAGCAGGCTCTGAAGGACCATGCGCACCCATGTCATTTTCCAAGTATTTTGCCAGTGCAGCATGATTGGCCTTGTCTCTAGCAGTTCTTTTCGCTGAATTGCACTTGCCAATCCCACTTGCATGTTGCAAGAGTTCTTTATACAGATAGTCTCTCTTCTTCTTGTTAGAACAATAGGGGCAAGTATACTCGTAATCAGAGATTTTAACTTGGTGCTTACCATTCTTCAGCTCTTCATATGTCTCCTCCACATACTCCTCCACTTCAGAATCGTTTCCATCACTTTCTTCTCCAGAACCGTGCTCCATTGAACTTCTCATGAGTTTTCACCTCAGTGAATATTCACACATACCCAACGAGAGAATATCGTTGAAAGTCACTATGAAAGTGTTTCAAACGTGATTCTTATTTCGGTCAACACCAACCCATAATGAAATGATGCACCTACACAGAAAAGGAGAGAAAAACTGTCCAGGAATCtacataaaaaaaaagtatACAGCCTTTTGAAcatgataaaaattaaaaaggcTTATAGATTTAAAAGGGGAGATCAAAAATccaaacttttttaaaaatattttaaaatatgcaaGTTAAATATCATTGAATCACATTTTAAATTACTATTGCCTTCACTACTTACTCAACAAAGGAAAAGTAAATCTGCAATCAATCTCATTTTACCCCACTTCTTTTCCAGAACAATAAAATACAATTGGCAAACTCAACAAAAATTGCAAAAGTTCAGATCTGAGTTAAACTGCACAGAACCTCGGTACTTTTAATTCAGACTTCAGAGAAAAACAAAGAAAGTGTGGAAACCATTATTTCACTTTCTCAACATCGACACTATTCAATAAGGCATAATTACAAAAACCCAAAACAAAACAGAAATTCAAAATTTCCGAATCAAATTATATCTTAAAATGCAGCAGTTAATGAACTTAATCATAATAAAAGGCGAAGAGTATTGCACATGCATGTACGGAGTGAAGCATAAAATTTATCGAAAATAGAGTAATTCGTTGCACTGTAAAAATCGGCATTCATGAAAATAATTCAAACGTTGACGAAATAAAAATTGAGTTAGATTAGAAAATTATTTATAACACCCGACTGATTAAAAACAttagttaaaaaaataataatattttaaatattataaataaagaATTGGGTTATTAATATGAAATGCTTAAGATGATGAGCAACTAAGCTTTGCGTGAACTTCCGGGTCAGAAAATAGAAATCATCCCAAACCAAATGCTCATCTTTGACTCATCACTCACTGTGTACATACAAAAACTTAATTCTCACCAAATTAACAACGCCGATTTTTAGAGTGTGGTGAATTTCTTTAGTTTTGCGGTAAATTTCCTGCTTTACTTCGTACGTGCACGAGCAATACACTTCAACCCTTCATCATGTTTATGTTCATCAAGATACAATTTGATTCAGAAATTTTGAATTCTTCGTTTTGTTTTGGTTTTCTATAATTCTGGCATTCAGTCAATGATATTTAACTTTCattgtttaaaatgtttttaaaaaaagtttcaaTTTTCGATCTCCCCTTTTAATTTTCAAGTTTCAACTCATGCAGGGTCAAAAAAATTGCTTAATGAACAAGATTTTGGAATGGGTGGGCTTGGATATTGAAGCCCTCGGCTTCAACAAACAATTTGTTAAGCAAAGTTCTTTTGAAAGCACACAACTGTATGTTTGAGTAAGATAGAtacttttcttttaaaaaaaattgaacagAAGTTGAGGTAGAAGAATTATAATCTACATTCTGACttcatgattatgatttgaaagTTTTAAAAGTCAAACCAAACACTAACATTAAATCTCAACGCCTTTTTTTAGTTTGGCTTATGTGCCCAAATGCACTCCATTGTATCTTGTATGGGTGGGCGGTGGGTCGGGTTTTCTGGGTCCGGTTTACCCAAAATTTCAGATACCCTAACAGAGCACACGCAGTACCCTACGTCGGGTGCTAAAAATGATGGCTTTTTAACAGTGCAAAAAAGAAGATTTACTAACATATACCTTCTAAGTTCTAACTGTTTTTGCTCAGCAAATTTATAGTAAACATTTGAGTAACTAGCAGAAATTAAAGGCATAAACTAATGAAATGATGGCCAAATAATCGACATTCAAAATTTCTGAATGTTTGAGTTA from Primulina eburnea isolate SZY01 chromosome 17, ASM2296580v1, whole genome shotgun sequence carries:
- the LOC140817759 gene encoding protein INVOLVED IN DE NOVO 2-like → MRSSMEHGSGEESDGNDSEVEEYVEETYEELKNGKHQVKISDYEYTCPYCSNKKKRDYLYKELLQHASGIGKCNSAKRTARDKANHAALAKYLENDMGAHGPSEPAVEADALVDHDRDEMFVWPWIGIVVNIPTELKDGRYVGGSGSKLRDKLASKGFNPTRVRPLWNYLGHSGIALVEFVKGWQGFNNAMSFEKFYDANQHGKRNWLTKSETKADLYGWIARADDYNANNIVGENLRKIGDLGTVSDIMEEKARKTNKLVGNLTNVIEAKNMHLIEMESKFNETESSLSLLIMEKDKLHQSYNEEMKKIESSARDHFQKIFNDHEKLKMLLVNQKRELEFRGQELEKRETHNEHERKKLAEDLEKNAVQNCSLQAAAEKQRNFDEEVMILAEEQKKQKEDLHNRIILLEKQLDAKQAVELEIEQLRGKLNVIKHMAEEGDLEVLEEVDLLLKSLREKEGELEDFTALNQTLIVQERKSNDELQEARKELLNGLKDLSSNSHIGVKRMGELDSKPFHEAMKRKYSEAEADERATELCSLWEEYLRDPEWHPLKVVQINGKHQTVINEEDEKLVDLKANCGVKVYDAVISALFEINEYNPSGRYIISELWNYEEGRKATLKEGVTSLLKRWGYQKRARGMD
- the LOC140818210 gene encoding nod factor hydrolase protein 1-like, yielding MAMMKKTCGFATFLMVLIMNSYSVNASSSSPQAIKGVYYPSWVSSNLSPSSINTKLFTHAYYAFLTPNNVTFKFDIEQTQEAPLLLNFTSTLHAKNPPVKTIFSVGGAAEGPVLFSRMVADSSSRSHFILSSIEVARKFGFDGVDLDWEFPQSPEDMENLSHLLDEWRGEVKKEAKATCREELLLSAAVYYSADTFLSGPQRSYPSGSISKNLDWINMMNYDYHGGWDPTLTGAQAALFDPKSNVSTSYGVESWIRSGVPLSKLIMGLPLYGRTWQLKDPRSYYIGAPAVDVGPGPDKTGVLTYSEIVKYNKDHKAKVVHDIETVSVYSVAETIWIGYDDTKTVAIKIGYARALGLRGYFFWAVNGDYKWKISKTASKLWSL